The following are encoded in a window of Bradyrhizobium guangdongense genomic DNA:
- a CDS encoding class I fructose-bisphosphate aldolase: MNLTELNRIATAMVAPGKGILAADESSGTIKKRFDAIGVESTETNRRDYREMLFRAKEAMSQYISGVILYDETIWQDAKDGTPLVKLIEQAGAIPGIKVDEGTQALPMCPGELVTVGLDKLAERLKKYYERGARFAKWRAVIDIGSGIPSMTAISVNAHALARYAALCQAAQIVPIVEPEVLMDGDHDIDRCYEVTSRVLNKTFQELRVQRVALEGMVLKPNMAISGKKCAKQASVEEVAEKTIRLLRACVPAAVPGIAFLSGGQSDEEATAHLNAMHRLGPLPWGLTFSYGRALQAAPQKAWSGRPENVAAGQAAFSHRARMNGLASRGEWQSSLEQKAA; encoded by the coding sequence ATGAATCTGACTGAGCTCAACAGGATCGCGACCGCCATGGTCGCGCCGGGCAAGGGCATCCTTGCCGCCGACGAATCCTCCGGCACCATCAAGAAGCGGTTCGACGCGATCGGGGTGGAATCGACGGAAACGAACCGCCGCGACTATCGCGAGATGCTGTTTCGCGCCAAGGAGGCCATGAGCCAGTACATCTCCGGCGTGATCCTCTATGACGAGACGATCTGGCAGGACGCCAAAGACGGCACGCCGCTGGTCAAGCTGATCGAACAGGCCGGCGCCATTCCCGGCATCAAGGTCGACGAGGGCACGCAGGCCTTGCCGATGTGCCCTGGGGAGCTCGTCACGGTCGGGCTCGACAAGCTCGCCGAGCGATTGAAGAAATATTACGAGCGCGGCGCGCGCTTCGCCAAATGGCGCGCCGTGATCGACATCGGCAGCGGCATCCCCTCGATGACCGCGATCAGCGTCAACGCCCACGCTTTGGCCCGCTATGCCGCGCTGTGCCAGGCCGCGCAGATCGTGCCGATCGTCGAGCCCGAGGTGCTGATGGACGGCGACCACGACATCGATCGCTGCTATGAGGTGACGAGCCGCGTGCTCAACAAGACGTTCCAGGAGCTGCGCGTGCAGCGCGTCGCGCTCGAAGGCATGGTGCTAAAGCCGAACATGGCGATCTCAGGCAAGAAATGCGCAAAGCAGGCCTCCGTCGAGGAGGTCGCGGAGAAGACGATCCGGCTGCTCAGGGCCTGCGTGCCCGCGGCCGTGCCCGGCATCGCCTTCCTCTCCGGCGGCCAGTCGGATGAGGAAGCCACCGCGCATCTCAACGCCATGCACAGGCTCGGTCCGCTGCCCTGGGGCCTGACCTTCTCCTACGGCCGCGCGCTGCAGGCCGCGCCGCAGAAGGCCTGGTCCGGCCGGCCCGAGAACGTTGCGGCCGGGCAAGCCGCATTCAGTCATCGTGCCCGCATGAACGGCCTCGCCTCCAGGGGCGAATGGCAAAGCAGCCTGGAACAGAAGGCAGCCTAG
- the fba gene encoding class II fructose-bisphosphate aldolase (catalyzes the reversible aldol condensation of dihydroxyacetonephosphate and glyceraldehyde 3-phosphate in the Calvin cycle, glycolysis, and/or gluconeogenesis) yields the protein MARITLRQLLDHAAENDYGVPAFNINNMEQALAIMDAANQVDAPVIIQASRGARSYANDVMLKHMMDAVTEIYPHIPVCVHLDHGNEAATCMTAIQAGFTSVMMDGSLKADGKTPGDWAYNVGVTKTVTDMAHLGGISVEGELGVLGSLETGMGDKEDGHGAEGKLSHDQLLTNPDEAVKFVKETKVDALAIAMGTSHGAYKFTRKPDGDILAMNVIEEIHRKLPNTHLVMHGSSSVPQELQDIINAYGGKMKPTWGVPVAEIQRGIKNGVRKINIDTDNRMAMTGQIRKVLKDNPEEFDPRKYLKPAMEAMTKLCKQRLQEFNTAGQAAKFKKILTPAEMAKRYAKGELDPRVA from the coding sequence ATGGCTCGGATCACGTTGCGTCAATTGCTCGACCATGCGGCTGAGAACGATTACGGCGTACCGGCCTTCAACATCAACAACATGGAGCAGGCGCTGGCGATCATGGACGCGGCCAACCAGGTCGACGCGCCCGTCATCATCCAGGCCTCGCGCGGCGCGCGCTCCTACGCCAACGACGTCATGCTCAAGCACATGATGGACGCGGTGACCGAGATCTATCCGCACATTCCGGTCTGCGTGCATCTCGACCACGGCAACGAGGCCGCGACCTGCATGACCGCGATCCAGGCCGGCTTCACCTCGGTCATGATGGACGGCTCGCTCAAGGCCGACGGCAAGACGCCCGGCGACTGGGCCTACAATGTCGGCGTCACCAAGACGGTGACCGATATGGCCCATCTCGGCGGCATCTCGGTCGAGGGCGAGCTCGGCGTGCTCGGCTCGCTCGAAACCGGCATGGGCGACAAGGAGGACGGTCACGGCGCCGAAGGCAAGCTCTCCCACGACCAGCTGCTGACCAATCCGGACGAGGCCGTGAAGTTCGTTAAGGAGACCAAGGTCGACGCGCTCGCGATCGCGATGGGCACGTCCCACGGGGCCTACAAGTTCACCCGCAAGCCCGACGGCGACATCCTCGCCATGAACGTGATCGAGGAGATCCACCGCAAGCTGCCGAACACGCATCTCGTCATGCACGGCTCCTCCTCGGTGCCGCAGGAGCTGCAGGACATCATCAACGCCTATGGCGGCAAGATGAAGCCGACCTGGGGCGTGCCGGTCGCCGAGATTCAGCGCGGCATCAAGAACGGCGTGCGCAAGATCAACATCGACACCGACAACCGCATGGCCATGACCGGCCAGATCCGCAAAGTCCTGAAGGACAATCCGGAAGAGTTCGACCCGCGCAAGTACCTGAAGCCGGCGATGGAAGCCATGACCAAGCTGTGCAAGCAGCGGCTGCAGGAGTTCAACACGGCAGGCCAGGCCGCCAAGTTCAAGAAGATCCTGACCCCGGCCGAGATGGCCAAGCGCTACGCCAAGGGCGAGCTGGATCCCCGCGTCGCGTAA
- a CDS encoding phosphoglycerate kinase: protein MAKFRTLDDVDVKGKCVLLRVDLNVPMDNGRVTDATRLERVAPTITEISDKGGKVILLAHFGRPKGRDAKDSLLPVAEALSKVVKKPVAFADDCIGEPAAKAVADMKDGDILCLENTRFHKEEEKNDPAFVAELAKLGDIWVSDAFSAAHRAHASTEGLGHKLPAYAGRTMQAELDALEKALGSPTKPVIAIIGGAKVSTKIDLLENLVTKVDALVIGGGMANTFLHAQGVAVGKSLAEKDLAATAVRIMEKAEAANCAIILPVDATVAYHFAANAPSHAYGLDAIPADGMILDVGPQSIARVHAAIDDAATLVWNGPLGAFEMQPFDRGTVAAAKHAAERTKAKKLISIAGGGDTVAALNQAHVAGDFTYVSTAGGAFLEWMEGKPLPGVEVLRIK, encoded by the coding sequence ATGGCCAAATTCCGCACCCTCGACGACGTCGACGTGAAGGGCAAGTGCGTGCTGCTGCGCGTCGATCTCAACGTCCCCATGGACAACGGACGCGTGACCGATGCGACCCGGCTCGAGCGCGTCGCGCCGACCATCACCGAAATCTCGGACAAGGGCGGCAAGGTCATCCTGCTCGCGCATTTCGGCCGGCCGAAGGGGCGCGATGCCAAGGACTCGCTTCTGCCCGTGGCCGAGGCGCTGTCGAAGGTCGTGAAGAAGCCGGTCGCTTTCGCCGACGATTGCATCGGCGAGCCCGCGGCCAAGGCGGTCGCTGACATGAAGGATGGCGACATCCTCTGCCTCGAGAACACCCGCTTCCATAAGGAAGAAGAGAAGAACGATCCCGCCTTCGTCGCGGAGCTGGCCAAGCTCGGCGACATCTGGGTCAGCGATGCCTTCTCGGCCGCGCACCGCGCCCATGCCTCCACCGAAGGCCTCGGCCACAAGCTGCCGGCCTATGCCGGCCGCACCATGCAGGCCGAGCTGGATGCGCTGGAGAAGGCGCTGGGCTCGCCGACCAAGCCCGTCATCGCCATCATCGGCGGCGCCAAGGTCTCCACCAAGATCGACCTCCTGGAAAACCTCGTCACCAAGGTCGACGCGCTCGTGATCGGCGGCGGCATGGCCAATACCTTCCTGCACGCCCAGGGCGTCGCGGTCGGCAAGTCGCTGGCCGAGAAGGATCTCGCCGCGACCGCCGTGCGCATCATGGAGAAAGCGGAAGCCGCCAACTGCGCCATCATCCTTCCCGTGGATGCCACCGTCGCCTATCATTTCGCCGCCAACGCGCCCTCGCATGCCTACGGGTTGGACGCGATCCCGGCCGACGGCATGATCCTGGATGTCGGCCCGCAATCGATCGCGCGTGTTCACGCCGCGATCGACGACGCCGCGACGCTGGTCTGGAACGGACCGCTCGGGGCCTTCGAGATGCAGCCGTTCGACCGCGGCACCGTGGCGGCGGCCAAGCACGCCGCCGAACGCACCAAGGCGAAGAAGCTGATCTCGATCGCGGGCGGCGGCGACACGGTCGCAGCCCTCAACCAGGCCCATGTGGCCGGCGACTTCACCTATGTCTCGACCGCCGGCGGCGCATTCCTGGAATGGATGGAAGGCAAGCCGCTGCCCGGCGTTGAAGTCCTGCGCATCAAGTAA
- the gap gene encoding type I glyceraldehyde-3-phosphate dehydrogenase → MAVRVAINGFGRIGRNVLRAIAESGRKDIEVVGINDLGPVETNAHLLRYDSVHGRFPGTVTVDGDSISLGNGKIKVSAERDPSKLPWKDLGVDIALECTGIFTSKDKASAHLTAGAKRVLVSAPADGADATIVYGVNHETLTKDHLVVSNGSCTTNCLAPVAKVLNDLVGIETGFMTTIHAYTGDQPTLDTLHKDLYRGRAAAMSMIPTSTGAAKAIGLVLPELKGKLDGVAIRVPTPNVSVVDLKIVAKRATDAKEINAAMKRASEQQLKGILGYTSAPNVSIDFNHDPHSSTFHEDQTKVQNGTLVRVMSWYDNEWGFSNRMADTAVAMAKVI, encoded by the coding sequence ATGGCAGTCCGCGTGGCAATCAACGGTTTTGGCCGCATCGGCCGCAACGTGCTGCGGGCGATCGCAGAGTCCGGCCGCAAGGACATCGAGGTCGTCGGCATCAACGATCTCGGCCCAGTGGAGACCAACGCTCATCTCCTGCGCTACGACAGCGTCCATGGCCGTTTCCCCGGCACCGTGACTGTCGATGGCGACTCGATCAGCCTCGGCAACGGCAAGATCAAGGTGAGCGCCGAGCGCGATCCCTCGAAGCTGCCGTGGAAGGATCTCGGCGTCGACATCGCGCTGGAATGCACCGGCATCTTCACCTCGAAGGACAAGGCCTCGGCACATCTGACCGCCGGAGCCAAGCGCGTGCTGGTTTCCGCGCCGGCTGACGGCGCCGACGCCACCATCGTCTACGGCGTCAATCACGAGACGCTGACCAAGGATCATCTGGTCGTCTCCAACGGTTCCTGCACCACCAACTGCCTCGCGCCGGTCGCCAAGGTGCTGAACGATCTCGTCGGCATCGAAACCGGCTTCATGACCACGATCCACGCCTACACCGGCGACCAGCCGACGCTGGATACGCTGCACAAGGATCTCTACCGCGGCCGCGCGGCGGCGATGTCGATGATCCCGACCTCGACCGGCGCCGCCAAGGCGATCGGTCTCGTGCTGCCCGAGTTGAAGGGCAAGCTCGACGGCGTCGCGATCCGGGTGCCGACCCCGAACGTCTCGGTCGTTGATCTCAAGATCGTCGCCAAGCGCGCGACCGATGCCAAGGAGATCAACGCGGCGATGAAGCGCGCCAGCGAGCAGCAGCTCAAGGGCATCCTCGGCTACACCAGTGCGCCGAACGTCTCGATCGACTTCAACCACGACCCGCACTCCTCGACCTTCCACGAGGACCAGACCAAGGTGCAGAATGGCACGCTGGTGCGCGTGATGTCCTGGTACGACAACGAGTGGGGCTTCTCGAACCGCATGGCCGACACCGCCGTCGCGATGGCGAAGGTGATCTAA
- the tkt gene encoding transketolase, whose amino-acid sequence MTQVDHNRMANAIRGLSMDAVEKAKSGHPGLPMGAADIATVLFTQFLKFDIAATEWPDRDRFVLSAGHGSMLLYSLLYLLGSPEMTIDQLKNFRQLGSLTPGHPEHGHTKGIETTTGPLGQGISTAVGMALAEKMLAAEFGKKIVDHHTYVLASDGDLMEGVSQEAIAMAGHWKLNKLIVLYDDNGISIDGPTSISDSVDQVKRFKSAGWAAEKIDGHDQAAIADAITRAKKSNKPTLIACRTTIGFGAPHKAGTAKAHGEALGADELKAAKENLGISLEPFSVPDDVLKAWRGAGSRGAAARQEWETRLGELGNRKRAEFERRLRHERPASLAKALRAYKKELLEKPMTAATRKSSEAVIEVIAGAMPMEFLAGSADLTGSNNNKAKSATAFSAKTPKGRFIHYGIREHGMAAAMNGIFLHGGFAPNGATFLVFTDYARPAMRLAALMGAGVVYVMTHDSIGLGEDGPTHQPVEHLAALRAIPNMRVFRPCDAMEVAECWELALNRIDGPTVLALTRQNLPQLRTTAPNDNPCQHGAYELVAAQGEAKATLFASGSEVEMAVAAQKQLAERGIPTRVVSVPSLELLLAQPKERRDAIIGNAPIKVAIEAAVRWGWDAVIGQDGEFVGMHSFGASAPLNKIFQHFGITAEAAVNAVLKRVS is encoded by the coding sequence ATGACGCAAGTCGACCACAACCGCATGGCCAACGCGATCCGTGGCCTCTCGATGGACGCTGTCGAGAAGGCGAAATCGGGCCATCCCGGCCTGCCGATGGGCGCCGCCGACATCGCGACGGTGCTGTTCACGCAATTCCTGAAATTCGACATCGCCGCGACCGAATGGCCGGACCGCGACCGCTTCGTGCTGTCGGCCGGCCACGGCTCGATGCTGCTCTATTCGCTGCTGTATCTCCTCGGCAGTCCGGAGATGACGATCGACCAGCTCAAGAACTTCCGTCAGCTCGGGTCGCTGACCCCCGGACATCCGGAGCACGGCCACACCAAGGGCATCGAGACCACCACCGGCCCGCTCGGCCAGGGTATCTCGACCGCGGTCGGCATGGCGCTCGCCGAGAAGATGCTGGCCGCCGAGTTCGGCAAGAAGATCGTCGACCACCACACCTACGTGCTCGCCTCCGACGGTGACCTGATGGAAGGCGTGTCGCAGGAAGCGATCGCGATGGCCGGGCACTGGAAGCTCAACAAGCTGATCGTGCTCTACGACGACAACGGCATCTCGATCGACGGCCCGACCTCGATCTCCGACTCGGTCGACCAGGTGAAGCGCTTCAAGTCGGCGGGCTGGGCGGCCGAGAAGATCGACGGTCACGACCAGGCGGCGATTGCCGATGCCATCACCCGCGCGAAGAAGTCGAACAAGCCGACGCTGATCGCCTGCCGCACCACCATCGGCTTCGGCGCGCCGCATAAGGCCGGCACCGCGAAGGCGCATGGCGAGGCGCTCGGCGCCGACGAGCTGAAGGCCGCCAAGGAAAATCTCGGCATCTCGCTCGAGCCGTTCTCGGTGCCCGATGACGTGCTGAAGGCCTGGCGTGGCGCCGGCAGCCGCGGCGCGGCCGCACGGCAGGAATGGGAAACGCGGCTCGGCGAGCTCGGCAACCGCAAGCGCGCCGAGTTCGAGCGCCGCCTGCGCCATGAACGTCCCGCTTCGCTGGCCAAGGCGCTGCGCGCCTACAAGAAGGAGCTCCTGGAAAAGCCGATGACTGCGGCGACCCGCAAGTCTTCGGAAGCGGTCATCGAAGTGATCGCCGGTGCGATGCCGATGGAATTCCTCGCCGGCTCCGCCGACCTCACCGGCTCCAACAACAACAAGGCGAAGTCGGCGACCGCCTTCTCCGCCAAGACGCCGAAGGGCCGCTTCATCCATTACGGCATCCGCGAGCACGGCATGGCGGCGGCGATGAACGGCATTTTCCTGCATGGCGGCTTCGCGCCGAACGGTGCGACCTTCCTGGTCTTCACCGACTACGCGCGTCCCGCGATGCGCCTCGCCGCGCTGATGGGTGCCGGCGTCGTCTACGTGATGACGCACGATTCCATCGGCCTCGGCGAAGACGGTCCGACCCACCAGCCGGTCGAGCACCTCGCCGCGCTCAGGGCCATTCCGAACATGCGCGTGTTCCGTCCCTGCGACGCGATGGAGGTCGCCGAGTGCTGGGAGCTCGCACTGAACCGCATCGACGGCCCGACCGTGCTGGCGCTGACGCGCCAGAACCTGCCGCAGCTCCGGACCACGGCGCCGAACGACAATCCCTGCCAGCATGGCGCCTATGAGCTGGTCGCCGCCCAAGGCGAAGCCAAGGCGACGTTGTTCGCTTCGGGTTCCGAAGTCGAGATGGCAGTGGCCGCCCAGAAGCAGCTCGCCGAGCGCGGCATTCCGACGCGGGTGGTCTCGGTGCCCTCGCTCGAGCTTTTGCTAGCGCAACCAAAGGAACGCCGTGACGCGATCATCGGTAATGCGCCGATCAAGGTCGCGATCGAGGCTGCGGTGCGTTGGGGCTGGGATGCCGTGATCGGCCAGGATGGCGAATTCGTAGGCATGCACTCGTTCGGTGCCAGCGCGCCTTTGAACAAGATCTTCCAGCATTTCGGCATTACCGCCGAGGCTGCGGTTAACGCCGTGCTGAAGCGCGTCAGCTGA
- a CDS encoding DUF4164 domain-containing protein, translating to MTESAAVEIEIATRRLTAALDALESAVERRRDADRDENELATRIQALGADRSRLADELDGALVKARKLERTNREISDRLDSAIVTIRSVLDTGEDG from the coding sequence ATGACGGAATCAGCTGCCGTCGAGATCGAGATCGCGACCCGCAGACTCACGGCGGCGCTCGACGCGCTCGAAAGCGCGGTCGAGCGGCGGCGCGATGCCGATCGCGACGAGAACGAGCTTGCGACGCGAATCCAGGCGCTGGGCGCGGACCGCTCGCGCCTTGCCGACGAGCTCGACGGCGCGCTGGTCAAGGCACGCAAGCTCGAGCGCACCAACCGCGAGATCTCCGACCGGCTGGATTCCGCGATCGTCACGATACGCTCGGTGCTCGATACCGGAGAGGACGGATGA
- a CDS encoding cell division protein ZapA, translating into MSHINVTINARQYRMACEEGQEVRLLKLAESLETRIQSLRGKFGEIGDARLTVMAALTVCDELVDAGNRIRTMEQELTELRDFRNAAVERARMTQTAVVNALNAAAERIEKSTQVLNRTVGNGIAIG; encoded by the coding sequence ATGAGCCACATCAACGTCACCATCAACGCGCGGCAGTACCGCATGGCGTGCGAGGAGGGCCAGGAGGTGCGGCTGCTCAAGCTCGCCGAAAGCCTGGAGACCCGCATCCAGTCGCTGCGCGGAAAATTCGGCGAGATCGGCGATGCGCGGCTCACCGTGATGGCGGCGCTGACCGTCTGCGACGAACTGGTCGACGCCGGCAACCGCATCCGCACCATGGAGCAGGAGCTGACCGAGCTCCGGGATTTCCGCAACGCCGCCGTCGAGCGCGCGCGGATGACGCAAACCGCCGTGGTCAACGCCCTGAACGCCGCCGCCGAGCGCATCGAGAAATCCACCCAGGTGCTGAATCGCACGGTCGGGAACGGCATCGCGATCGGGTGA
- a CDS encoding 5-formyltetrahydrofolate cyclo-ligase, whose protein sequence is MPNTKSELRAKALAARDALSEKKRAAAATKLAKRGLPFELLPGSIVSGYSPIRSEIDPMPLMKKLAEEGARLALPCVTARGQSLIFRLFHPNDRLMLGPLGIPEPSPAAAEVIPDIMLTPLAAFDRLGHRIGYGAGHYDVTFAHLRKAKHIVGIGLAFAAQEIEAVPALSHDVALDYVLTETDVFDFRSSEVAHSLRG, encoded by the coding sequence ATGCCCAACACCAAATCCGAACTCCGCGCCAAAGCTCTCGCCGCGCGCGACGCGCTGAGCGAGAAGAAGCGCGCCGCCGCCGCGACAAAGCTCGCCAAGCGCGGGCTGCCGTTCGAGCTGCTGCCCGGCAGCATCGTCTCAGGCTATTCGCCGATCCGCAGCGAGATCGATCCGATGCCGCTGATGAAGAAGCTCGCCGAGGAGGGGGCGAGGCTGGCGCTGCCCTGCGTCACCGCGCGCGGACAGTCGCTGATCTTCCGCCTCTTCCATCCGAACGACCGCCTGATGCTCGGCCCGCTCGGCATTCCCGAGCCGTCGCCGGCGGCCGCCGAAGTGATTCCCGACATCATGCTGACGCCGCTCGCGGCGTTCGACCGTCTCGGCCATCGCATCGGCTATGGTGCGGGGCATTACGATGTCACCTTCGCCCATTTGCGCAAAGCCAAGCACATCGTCGGCATTGGGCTCGCTTTCGCAGCGCAGGAGATCGAGGCGGTTCCGGCACTATCACACGACGTGGCGCTGGATTATGTGCTAACGGAAACGGACGTGTTCGATTTCCGGAGTTCTGAAGTTGCGCATTCTCTTCGTGGGTGA
- a CDS encoding TIGR00282 family metallophosphoesterase: MRILFVGDVVGRSGRNAVAEYLPGMVKDWSLDFVVVNGENSAGGFGITEAIYQEFLDAGADAVTLGNHSWDQREALVFIQRAERLVRPANYPRGTPGRGAALVETKNGKHALVVNALGRVFMTPFDDPFAALERELGACPLGVAADAIVVDFHCEASSEKQGVGFFCDGRASLVVGTHTHVPTADHQILSGGTAYMTDAGMTGDYDSIIGMQKEEPLRRFTSGIPSGRFEPAAGTATLSGVAVETDDATGLALKIAPVRVGGRLEPATPKFWLS, translated from the coding sequence TTGCGCATTCTCTTCGTGGGTGATGTCGTCGGCCGTAGCGGGCGCAACGCCGTCGCCGAATATCTGCCCGGCATGGTCAAGGATTGGTCGCTCGATTTCGTCGTCGTCAACGGCGAGAATTCGGCCGGCGGTTTCGGCATCACCGAAGCGATCTACCAGGAGTTTCTCGATGCCGGCGCCGATGCGGTGACGCTCGGCAACCATTCCTGGGATCAGCGCGAGGCGCTCGTCTTCATCCAGCGCGCCGAGCGCCTGGTGCGCCCCGCAAACTACCCGCGCGGCACGCCCGGCCGCGGCGCCGCTCTGGTCGAGACCAAGAACGGCAAGCACGCGCTCGTCGTCAACGCGCTCGGGCGCGTCTTCATGACCCCGTTCGACGATCCCTTCGCGGCGCTGGAGCGCGAGCTCGGGGCCTGTCCGCTCGGCGTTGCCGCCGATGCCATCGTCGTCGATTTCCATTGCGAGGCTTCAAGCGAGAAACAGGGCGTCGGCTTCTTCTGCGACGGCCGCGCCAGCCTCGTCGTCGGCACACACACCCATGTGCCGACCGCCGACCACCAGATCCTCTCGGGCGGCACCGCCTATATGACCGACGCCGGCATGACCGGCGATTACGACTCCATCATCGGCATGCAGAAGGAAGAGCCGCTGCGGAGATTCACCTCCGGGATTCCGTCAGGCCGCTTCGAGCCGGCCGCGGGCACGGCAACGCTGAGCGGCGTTGCGGTCGAGACCGATGACGCGACGGGCCTCGCACTGAAGATCGCGCCGGTGCGTGTGGGCGGAAGGCTGGAGCCGGCGACGCCGAAGTTCTGGTTGAGCTGA
- a CDS encoding methyl-accepting chemotaxis protein, translated as MSVAQLAVMDTGSNRTLAERLIDQLADRIGGLGVELADIAGNVQEVANRVANQSERFHHLQQTAETMVSANHDIANASQAVQSTTSAAVGEIAQSRSAVDTAVSHISELVAAVERIEARLGAVGSALAQVAKVSGSIEAIAKQTNLLALNATIEAARAGNAGRGFAVVASEVKNLAEATRQATHQISDTVRDLDGQIEGLIGESSDASQRAKTAGEGAQAISGIISRVQQGFASVEAEIDSVTRAATSNLGHCDTVISELNELAKGVDLSSRDLKSADQRVTKLLDTSETLIALIADSGVETSDAPLIRVVVDTAKRISAEFEAAIDRGEITLDQLMDENYREISGTDPKQYTTAYVDFTDRVLPAIQDPIQKSDPRIVFCVAWARGGYLPTHNPNYRLPQGKDPVWNNANCRNRRLFTDRAVKKVAANTKPFLLQTYRRDMGGGQFVLMKDLSSPIMIRGKHWGAFRMGFRQS; from the coding sequence ATGTCCGTCGCACAACTTGCAGTCATGGACACCGGCTCCAACCGGACGCTCGCCGAGCGATTGATCGACCAGCTGGCCGACCGCATCGGCGGTCTCGGCGTCGAGCTCGCCGACATCGCCGGCAACGTCCAGGAAGTTGCAAACCGCGTCGCCAACCAGTCCGAGCGGTTCCATCACCTCCAGCAGACCGCCGAGACCATGGTCTCCGCGAACCACGACATCGCCAACGCCTCGCAGGCGGTGCAATCGACCACGTCGGCGGCGGTCGGCGAGATCGCGCAGTCGCGCAGCGCGGTCGATACCGCGGTCAGCCACATCTCCGAGCTGGTCGCGGCCGTGGAGCGGATCGAAGCGCGACTCGGCGCCGTCGGCTCGGCGCTGGCGCAGGTCGCAAAGGTCTCCGGATCGATCGAGGCGATCGCCAAGCAGACCAATCTGCTGGCGCTGAACGCCACCATCGAAGCCGCGCGTGCCGGCAATGCCGGACGCGGCTTTGCGGTGGTCGCCAGCGAAGTGAAGAATCTTGCGGAGGCGACGCGGCAGGCCACGCACCAGATCTCGGATACCGTGCGCGATCTCGACGGCCAGATCGAAGGGCTGATCGGCGAGAGCAGCGATGCCTCGCAGCGCGCCAAGACCGCGGGCGAAGGCGCGCAAGCGATCTCCGGCATCATCTCGCGCGTCCAGCAGGGCTTCGCTTCCGTGGAAGCCGAGATCGACAGCGTCACGCGCGCGGCGACCTCCAATCTCGGCCATTGCGATACCGTGATCAGCGAGCTCAACGAGCTCGCCAAGGGCGTCGACCTCTCCTCGCGCGATCTCAAGAGCGCCGACCAGCGCGTGACAAAGCTGCTCGACACCTCCGAAACCCTGATCGCATTGATCGCCGACAGCGGCGTCGAAACCTCGGATGCGCCGCTGATCCGCGTGGTCGTCGATACCGCGAAGCGGATCTCGGCCGAGTTCGAAGCCGCGATCGATCGCGGGGAGATCACGCTCGACCAGCTCATGGACGAGAACTACCGGGAAATATCGGGCACCGATCCCAAGCAGTACACCACCGCCTATGTCGACTTCACCGACCGCGTGCTGCCCGCGATCCAGGATCCGATCCAGAAGTCCGATCCGCGCATCGTGTTCTGCGTCGCTTGGGCCAGAGGCGGCTATCTGCCGACGCACAATCCGAACTATCGCCTGCCGCAGGGCAAGGACCCGGTCTGGAACAACGCCAATTGCCGCAACCGCCGCCTGTTCACCGACCGCGCGGTGAAGAAGGTCGCGGCCAACACAAAACCCTTCCTGCTCCAGACCTATCGCCGCGACATGGGCGGCGGACAGTTCGTGCTGATGAAGGATCTGTCCTCGCCGATCATGATCCGCGGCAAGCACTGGGGCGCCTTCCGGATGGGATTCCGGCAGAGCTGA